The following proteins are co-located in the Echinicola sp. 20G genome:
- a CDS encoding UDP-glucuronic acid decarboxylase family protein: MKRILVTGGSGFLGSHLCDRLLKEGNEVLCVDNLFTGRKSNIHHLLDEKNFEFLRHDITFPLYVEVDEIYNLACPASPVHYQFDPVQTAKTSVIGAINMLGLAKRLKVKILQASTSEVYGDPELHPQPESYKGSVNTTGIRACYDEGKRCAETLFFDYHRQHHVDIKVMRIFNTYGPRMHPSDGRVVSNFIVQALKGNDITIFGDGQQTRSFCYVDDLIEGMYRLMNSRDGFTGPVNIGNPGEFTMIELAQIILDLVGSKSKLKFMPLPQDDPMQRQPIINMAKKELDWEPRVKLRDGLSETIYYFDKLLNMTAV; the protein is encoded by the coding sequence ATGAAAAGAATTCTAGTAACTGGAGGTTCGGGCTTTTTGGGCTCCCATCTCTGTGACAGGCTATTGAAAGAAGGAAATGAAGTGCTTTGCGTAGACAATCTCTTCACTGGTAGAAAGTCAAATATCCATCATTTATTGGATGAAAAGAACTTTGAGTTTCTTCGTCATGACATCACCTTTCCACTTTATGTCGAGGTTGATGAAATTTACAATTTAGCTTGTCCTGCGAGCCCTGTTCATTATCAATTTGACCCAGTTCAGACAGCCAAAACTTCGGTGATCGGCGCTATCAATATGTTGGGATTGGCCAAGCGTTTGAAGGTGAAGATCCTTCAGGCAAGCACTTCAGAAGTGTATGGTGACCCTGAGCTACATCCACAACCGGAGAGTTATAAGGGAAGTGTCAACACTACAGGGATCAGGGCCTGCTATGATGAAGGAAAGCGGTGTGCGGAAACCTTGTTTTTTGACTACCACAGGCAACATCACGTGGATATCAAAGTGATGAGGATTTTCAATACATATGGACCTAGGATGCATCCCAGTGATGGGAGAGTGGTTAGTAACTTTATTGTACAGGCATTGAAAGGGAATGACATTACCATTTTTGGAGATGGGCAGCAGACCAGAAGCTTTTGTTATGTGGATGATTTGATTGAGGGAATGTATAGGCTGATGAATTCACGAGATGGGTTTACAGGTCCGGTAAATATTGGTAATCCAGGAGAATTTACCATGATTGAATTGGCCCAAATCATTTTGGATTTAGTAGGTAGCAAAAGCAAATTGAAGTTCATGCCACTACCTCAGGATGATCCCATGCAGCGGCAACCTATCATCAATATGGCTAAGAAAGAGTTGGATTGGGAGCCAAGAGTTAAGCTCAGGGATGGACTTTCAGAAACCATATACTATTTTGATAAGCTTCTAAATATGACAGCAGTATGA